One window of the uncultured Paludibaculum sp. genome contains the following:
- a CDS encoding metalloregulator ArsR/SmtB family transcription factor, giving the protein MKASLDTERTAKILAAVGDPVRLRFVQALSAEGEISSSAAAETLGVSLALLCHHARILVEAGVIGKRKEAQTAYYSLNRKLLRDSLKGLV; this is encoded by the coding sequence GTGAAAGCATCCCTCGATACGGAACGGACGGCGAAGATCCTCGCCGCTGTGGGCGATCCCGTCCGCCTGCGGTTCGTCCAGGCCCTGAGTGCCGAGGGCGAGATCTCCAGTTCGGCCGCCGCTGAGACTCTCGGTGTCAGCCTTGCGCTCCTCTGTCATCACGCCCGCATTCTGGTCGAAGCCGGTGTCATCGGAAAGCGCAAAGAGGCACAGACGGCGTACTATAGCCTCAACCGCAAGTTATTGCGGGATTCATTGAAAGGTTTGGTCTAG
- a CDS encoding NADH:flavin oxidoreductase/NADH oxidase has product MSEPVLFSPLKLRGLTLPNRVVVSPMCQYSAVDGFANDWHLVNAGSRAVGGAGLFIVEATGVEARGRISPGDLGIWSDDHIAPLRRIVDFLHSQGTAAGIQLAHAGRKASCDLPWLGGKQLSLENGGWQTVAPSAIPFYEDERAPAELTKAEIAQLVSLFADAARRALAAGFDVIEIHGAHGYLLSEFLSPLANRRTDEYGGSFENRIRLPLEITDAIRAVWPADKPLFYRITASDWADGGWTIDDTVRFASILKQHGVDLMDCSSGGTVPHVKIPVGPGYQVPFADRVRNEAGLPTGAVGAITEAAQAEAILSEGKADLVLLAREMLREPYWAILAAKQLGAAPRVPPQYSRAL; this is encoded by the coding sequence ATGAGCGAACCAGTTCTCTTCTCTCCCCTCAAACTGCGAGGGTTGACGCTGCCCAACCGGGTGGTTGTATCGCCCATGTGCCAATACTCCGCCGTGGACGGCTTTGCCAACGACTGGCACCTGGTGAACGCCGGCTCGCGGGCCGTGGGCGGCGCCGGCCTCTTTATTGTGGAGGCCACGGGCGTCGAAGCGCGCGGGCGCATTTCGCCGGGCGACCTGGGGATCTGGAGTGACGACCACATCGCGCCGCTGCGCCGCATCGTCGACTTTCTGCATTCGCAAGGCACGGCGGCGGGCATCCAGTTGGCGCACGCCGGCCGCAAGGCAAGCTGCGATCTGCCCTGGCTGGGCGGCAAGCAATTGAGCCTGGAGAACGGTGGCTGGCAGACGGTGGCGCCCAGCGCCATCCCGTTCTACGAAGATGAGCGGGCGCCCGCGGAGCTGACGAAGGCGGAGATCGCGCAGCTGGTTTCCCTGTTTGCCGACGCCGCGCGGCGTGCGTTGGCGGCCGGCTTCGACGTCATCGAGATTCACGGCGCGCACGGCTATCTCCTGAGTGAGTTCCTGTCGCCTCTGGCCAATCGCCGCACCGACGAATATGGTGGTTCGTTCGAGAACCGGATTCGCCTGCCGCTGGAGATCACCGACGCGATCCGCGCCGTGTGGCCCGCCGACAAACCGCTCTTCTACCGCATCACGGCCAGCGACTGGGCTGACGGCGGCTGGACCATCGATGACACGGTCCGCTTCGCCTCCATCCTCAAGCAGCACGGCGTCGACCTGATGGATTGCTCGTCCGGCGGCACGGTGCCGCATGTGAAGATCCCGGTGGGGCCGGGCTATCAGGTGCCATTCGCCGACCGTGTCCGCAACGAAGCCGGCCTGCCCACCGGCGCCGTCGGTGCCATCACGGAAGCGGCGCAGGCCGAAGCAATCCTGTCTGAAGGCAAGGCGGACTTGGTCCTGCTAGCCCGCGAGATGCTGCGCGAGCCCTACTGGGCGATCCTCGCCGCCAAGCAACTCGGCGCCGCGCCGCGCGTCCCGCCGCAGTATTCGCGGGCGCTGTAG
- a CDS encoding histidine kinase, whose translation MKWLLRRSLVPSDIPPTCVRSALAGAVFGPVVGVFLHWVLGRPWDYILSAPGAWIGRTMAAGLLYSLSFYVISGMPWVFLRAPVIALSPSLRTLTGISISACSGALFALVSVGITRLLWGVQLVPEEWLTRLLAIEAFAVVILGMFMGAFHDMRMQAELRERKLAEAAARAQVYALQAQIAPHFFFNALNSISSLVTSDPVAAQQMIGRLAEIFRYTFTSGRAPMVTLEKEVAFVREYLLLEKFRYRDRLRFTLDEAGEASAQRLPALTLQPIVENAIRHGIARRMDGGEIRMEIKAAAAHIRIEVWNQFDPGDGPPDLRAETIFRENHALANIRQRLQLSYGEEAALEIAQARVDWTLAALTLPRREEGADAHSGG comes from the coding sequence TTGAAGTGGCTTCTCCGCCGGTCCCTGGTTCCCAGCGACATTCCACCGACGTGTGTGCGCAGCGCCCTCGCCGGCGCTGTCTTTGGACCCGTGGTGGGCGTATTTCTGCATTGGGTGCTCGGCCGGCCTTGGGACTACATTCTGTCGGCGCCCGGCGCCTGGATTGGGCGCACCATGGCCGCGGGCCTGCTGTATTCGCTCAGCTTCTACGTGATCTCCGGCATGCCCTGGGTGTTTCTGCGTGCTCCCGTCATCGCTTTGTCACCCAGCCTGCGGACGCTGACGGGCATCTCCATCTCGGCCTGCAGCGGTGCCCTATTCGCATTGGTTTCGGTTGGCATCACTCGCCTGCTGTGGGGTGTCCAGTTGGTTCCGGAGGAATGGCTGACGCGCCTGCTGGCGATCGAAGCCTTCGCCGTTGTCATTCTCGGCATGTTCATGGGCGCGTTTCATGACATGAGGATGCAGGCCGAACTGCGCGAACGCAAGCTGGCCGAGGCGGCGGCCCGCGCGCAGGTCTACGCCTTGCAGGCGCAGATCGCTCCGCATTTCTTCTTCAACGCTCTGAACTCCATCTCGTCCCTGGTCACCTCCGACCCCGTCGCGGCGCAGCAGATGATTGGCCGCCTAGCCGAGATCTTTCGCTATACATTCACCTCGGGGCGGGCGCCGATGGTGACCCTGGAAAAGGAAGTCGCCTTCGTCCGCGAATACCTGCTGCTGGAGAAGTTTCGCTATCGCGACCGTCTGCGGTTCACTCTGGACGAGGCCGGCGAGGCGTCGGCTCAGCGGCTGCCCGCGCTGACGCTGCAGCCGATTGTCGAGAATGCCATCCGGCACGGGATTGCCCGCCGGATGGACGGCGGCGAGATCCGGATGGAGATCAAGGCCGCCGCGGCGCATATCCGCATCGAGGTCTGGAACCAGTTCGATCCGGGCGACGGCCCGCCGGACTTGCGCGCCGAGACCATCTTTCGCGAGAATCATGCCCTGGCGAACATCCGCCAACGGTTGCAGCTCTCCTATGGCGAGGAGGCGGCGCTGGAGATCGCGCAGGCCCGGGTGGATTGGACCCTGGCCGCCCTGACCCTGCCGCGCCGGGAGGAAGGAGCCGATGCGCATTCTGGTGGTTGA
- a CDS encoding LytTR family transcriptional regulator DNA-binding domain-containing protein — MRILVVDDEPLAREIVIRHLAAESDVEIAGEAANGLEALEQVAALEPDAVFLDIEMPGLNGFEVVASLAKPPWIVFVTAFDEYAIRAFEAHAIDYLLKPVQADRVARCVGRLRTFIGRDQAVPNEVLRQLIREARPAGPRRIAVKQGNRIALVSPREIIHISAEEKQVFVQTAKQRYSVDKTVTELEECLSGNGFFRINRGDLVNLEHVRELMPWFSGAWRVVMSNGAELDVSRDRARHLKRELQL; from the coding sequence ATGCGCATTCTGGTGGTTGACGACGAGCCGCTGGCCCGCGAGATCGTGATCCGCCATCTGGCGGCGGAATCCGATGTGGAGATTGCCGGTGAGGCGGCGAATGGCCTGGAGGCCCTGGAACAGGTCGCGGCGCTGGAGCCCGACGCCGTCTTTCTGGATATCGAGATGCCCGGGCTCAACGGCTTCGAGGTGGTGGCCAGCCTGGCCAAACCACCGTGGATCGTCTTCGTTACGGCCTTTGACGAGTACGCCATCCGGGCCTTCGAGGCTCATGCGATCGACTACCTGTTGAAACCCGTGCAGGCGGATCGTGTGGCGCGCTGCGTGGGGCGATTGCGGACGTTCATCGGGCGCGATCAGGCGGTTCCGAACGAGGTATTGAGGCAGTTGATTCGCGAGGCGCGCCCGGCGGGTCCGCGCCGTATTGCCGTGAAGCAAGGCAACCGCATCGCCCTCGTGAGCCCGCGCGAGATCATCCATATCTCAGCCGAGGAAAAGCAGGTGTTCGTGCAGACCGCGAAGCAGCGCTACTCGGTCGATAAGACGGTGACGGAACTGGAGGAATGCCTGTCGGGCAACGGCTTCTTCCGCATCAACCGCGGCGATCTTGTGAACCTGGAGCACGTCCGCGAGCTCATGCCATGGTTCTCCGGCGCATGGCGCGTGGTGATGTCGAACGGCGCCGAACTGGACGTAAGCCGGGACCGGGCCCGGCACCTGAAGCGCGAACTGCAGCTCTGA
- a CDS encoding C4-type zinc ribbon domain-containing protein, whose protein sequence is MSELRREIATLPKQIAQIEKTLEAHNRRLELDKAAQAANQRDRKKIDSDISGHQQKISKLRDQMLGAKTNDQYRAFQHEIEFCEESIRKCEDQILELMSSSEALEQNVKKAEAALAQERKVVDSQKLKAKARTEADQQELKKLDVDRAEVAKTLPANTLVIYDRLRTRYYKDGDVIAEAKDGLCTKCMMALRPQFFQEVKLSTTLTFCENCRRIIYYEEPAADVEAQMNG, encoded by the coding sequence ATGTCTGAACTGCGGCGCGAGATCGCGACGCTGCCGAAACAGATTGCGCAGATCGAAAAGACACTTGAGGCGCACAACCGGCGCCTGGAATTGGATAAGGCGGCGCAGGCCGCCAATCAGCGCGATCGCAAGAAAATCGACAGTGACATCTCCGGCCACCAGCAAAAAATCTCGAAGTTGCGTGATCAGATGCTTGGGGCCAAGACGAACGACCAGTACCGGGCGTTCCAACACGAGATCGAGTTCTGTGAGGAGTCGATCCGCAAGTGCGAGGATCAGATTCTCGAACTGATGAGTTCCTCGGAAGCTCTGGAGCAGAACGTCAAGAAGGCCGAGGCCGCACTCGCGCAGGAGCGCAAGGTCGTTGACAGCCAGAAGTTGAAGGCCAAGGCGCGCACAGAGGCCGACCAGCAGGAGTTGAAAAAACTCGACGTGGACCGCGCCGAGGTCGCCAAGACCCTGCCCGCCAACACTCTGGTGATCTACGACCGCCTGCGGACGCGCTACTACAAGGACGGCGACGTAATTGCCGAAGCCAAGGACGGCTTGTGCACGAAGTGCATGATGGCTCTGCGCCCGCAATTCTTCCAGGAAGTGAAGCTGAGCACCACTCTCACGTTCTGCGAGAACTGCCGCCGCATCATCTACTACGAGGAGCCGGCCGCGGACGTCGAAGCCCAGATGAACGGCTAG
- the murJ gene encoding murein biosynthesis integral membrane protein MurJ yields MKVLSSQSEKVFRSAGVASFAVLLSRIAGLVREGVMSRLFGAGPSADAFVIGFRIPNLTRDLFAEGALSSAFVPTFVEYLQKGDRKEAAHLANLVASAIILFVGAFCIFGIFISPWLIPLLTHNWATTAPEKTAEAIKLTQIMFPFLMLVALAAQAMGVLNSCNQFAVPTLSSTWFNVGSVCSGLLLGFWLGPQLGITKIEGMAYGVVIGGALQLLWQVPSLIRSGFSFRFALDFNHPGLRHILKLMGPAIIGNASVQVNVLVNSFFAASIVDPVRGVNGAMTWLSCAFRFMQLPLGLFGVAIATATLPAIGRSAASGDIDEFRETLARSLGLVFLLTVPSSVGLMILGPSIIGAIYEGRRFEAYDTHQTAVALSCYAIGLAGYSAVKILTPAYYALNDSRTPMLVSVGSIAVNACIAWSLVHGAHLGHAGLALSTSCVALVSFLILFWTLMVRIGGMHGRRLRGVILKVCTASLLMASVIWVSSTVIAGLLGSHTFGYLVDLAISIPLGVGVLYWACRSMKVEELEMATRALGGPILRRFSAPNAKLPN; encoded by the coding sequence ATGAAGGTCTTGTCATCGCAGTCAGAAAAGGTCTTTCGAAGTGCTGGCGTCGCATCCTTCGCCGTTCTGTTAAGCCGCATTGCCGGGCTTGTTCGTGAAGGAGTCATGAGCCGATTGTTCGGCGCCGGTCCTTCGGCCGATGCGTTTGTCATCGGGTTCCGCATTCCCAACCTCACGCGCGACCTCTTCGCCGAGGGGGCGCTTTCGTCTGCCTTCGTGCCAACTTTTGTCGAGTATCTGCAAAAGGGCGACCGCAAGGAAGCGGCTCACCTGGCCAATCTCGTGGCGTCGGCCATCATCCTATTCGTCGGCGCGTTCTGCATCTTCGGTATCTTCATCAGCCCCTGGCTCATCCCACTGTTGACCCACAACTGGGCGACTACCGCTCCGGAAAAGACAGCCGAAGCCATCAAGCTCACGCAGATCATGTTTCCGTTCCTCATGCTGGTGGCGCTGGCCGCCCAGGCAATGGGCGTGTTGAACTCATGCAACCAGTTTGCGGTCCCGACGCTGTCGTCCACGTGGTTCAACGTCGGCAGCGTCTGCTCCGGCCTGCTGCTTGGATTCTGGCTGGGGCCGCAGCTGGGCATCACCAAGATCGAGGGGATGGCCTACGGAGTGGTGATCGGCGGCGCGCTCCAACTGCTGTGGCAGGTGCCCAGCCTCATCCGTTCGGGTTTTTCGTTCCGTTTCGCTTTGGATTTCAACCACCCGGGGCTGCGCCACATTCTGAAATTGATGGGCCCGGCCATCATCGGCAACGCCAGTGTGCAGGTGAACGTGCTGGTGAACAGCTTCTTCGCGGCCAGCATCGTCGACCCGGTGCGCGGTGTGAACGGCGCCATGACCTGGCTAAGCTGCGCGTTCCGCTTCATGCAACTGCCGCTGGGCCTGTTCGGCGTTGCCATCGCCACCGCCACGCTGCCCGCCATCGGACGCAGCGCCGCTTCCGGCGATATCGACGAATTCCGCGAGACCCTGGCCCGCTCGCTCGGCCTGGTCTTTCTGCTGACCGTACCGTCATCCGTCGGGCTGATGATCCTGGGACCGTCCATCATTGGCGCCATCTATGAGGGCCGGCGGTTCGAAGCGTACGACACTCACCAGACCGCGGTCGCCCTCTCGTGCTACGCGATTGGTCTGGCTGGCTATTCGGCCGTAAAGATCTTGACCCCGGCCTATTACGCGCTGAACGACTCCCGCACACCGATGCTGGTGAGTGTTGGCTCCATCGCCGTCAACGCGTGCATCGCCTGGAGTCTCGTTCACGGTGCGCACCTGGGCCATGCCGGCCTGGCGCTCTCCACGTCTTGCGTCGCGCTTGTCAGTTTCCTGATCCTCTTCTGGACTCTGATGGTCCGAATCGGGGGCATGCACGGCCGGCGCCTGCGAGGTGTGATCCTGAAGGTGTGCACGGCCTCGCTCCTCATGGCGAGTGTCATCTGGGTCTCGAGCACGGTGATCGCCGGCCTGCTGGGTAGCCATACTTTCGGCTACCTCGTTGACTTGGCGATATCGATTCCATTGGGTGTCGGCGTGCTCTACTGGGCATGCCGCTCGATGAAGGTGGAAGAGCTGGAAATGGCCACCCGAGCGCTGGGCGGCCCCATTCTGCGTCGGTTCTCGGCGCCGAATGCTAAACTACCTAACTGA
- a CDS encoding ABC transporter permease, protein MQDLLFSLRALRRNPAPAVVAVVVLALGMGANTAMFSVVNAVLLNSAPLKSLREPDRLVMLWEKNPAMMEMIANRMPVALENLRAWKAGAQSFEQISGFLPRECAIATPGAEARPAKVECGAVEHGFFRLLGVEPAVGRNFTPSEVKTTVLMSAAAYKARFGNDTNLTGKTLRIDGIDRAVIGVMPESFALPGTYEGTEQKKPEVWLPLDLMAAQGDEALWGRSYSVYGRLKPGATLAQARAEMNVMAARLEKEHPDRNHGFGVNVFPVTVEDVGPELRQGILVLQAAVGFVLLIACANMANLLLARAISREREIGIRLALGAQRSRIVRLMLTESLLLSVLGGLLGLLLAYWSLDLISALAPKDTHGFHELRLDPWVLLFTLGISVATGVLFGLAPAWHAARRDLTEPMGRGGRTASSGPQWLRNTMVAGEVALALVLLIGAGLMIRTLSHLMHVDPGFQPARLLTLRIEDVNVKDFGRQLLDRVGQLPGVESASISSTMPMQRVEQTNYRMETDDPKSKDLHMTCRSAVSETFFQTMGIAVRSGRGFTRQEAEAKEPTAIVVSESFAALNWPHQDPLGRTVLLPSSGKDVRTTVVGVVGDTHQMGPDSTVLPEMYTPSRQFTNLMLAVRTRSDTGTMKATLERAVWSIDPRQPLQPARSMEQVLYEWPANRRFYMAILAAFAGLALLLAALGLYGVLSYVVNLRTSELGVRIALGATTRDILSLVLRQGLALTLVGTAAGLAVALLVTRLMQSLLYGVKPLDPGTFAAVPAVLVVVALAACYLPARRAARVDPIQALRSE, encoded by the coding sequence ATGCAGGACCTTCTGTTTTCCCTTCGCGCCTTGCGGCGCAATCCGGCGCCCGCGGTGGTGGCCGTCGTGGTTTTGGCGCTCGGAATGGGCGCGAATACGGCCATGTTCAGCGTCGTGAACGCGGTGCTGCTGAATTCGGCGCCGCTGAAGAGCCTGCGCGAACCGGATCGTCTGGTGATGCTCTGGGAAAAGAACCCGGCGATGATGGAGATGATCGCGAACCGCATGCCCGTGGCGCTGGAGAATCTGCGGGCGTGGAAGGCCGGGGCGCAGTCCTTTGAACAGATCAGCGGATTCCTGCCTCGGGAGTGCGCCATCGCTACTCCAGGCGCCGAGGCCCGGCCCGCCAAAGTGGAATGCGGCGCCGTGGAGCACGGCTTCTTCCGGCTTCTGGGCGTCGAGCCCGCGGTGGGCCGCAACTTCACGCCCTCGGAGGTGAAAACCACGGTGCTGATGAGCGCGGCGGCCTACAAGGCCCGCTTCGGCAACGATACGAATCTGACGGGCAAGACTCTGCGGATCGACGGCATCGACCGCGCGGTGATCGGTGTCATGCCGGAATCGTTCGCGCTGCCGGGAACCTATGAGGGCACCGAACAAAAGAAGCCCGAGGTCTGGCTGCCGCTCGACCTGATGGCTGCGCAGGGCGACGAAGCGTTGTGGGGGCGGAGCTATAGCGTCTATGGCCGCCTGAAGCCGGGCGCCACCCTCGCTCAGGCACGGGCGGAAATGAACGTGATGGCGGCGCGGCTCGAGAAGGAGCATCCCGATAGGAATCATGGCTTTGGCGTGAACGTCTTCCCGGTAACCGTAGAGGATGTCGGTCCGGAGCTGCGGCAGGGCATTCTGGTCCTGCAAGCCGCGGTCGGGTTCGTTCTGCTGATTGCCTGCGCGAACATGGCGAATCTCCTGCTGGCGCGGGCCATCTCCCGGGAACGGGAAATAGGCATCCGCCTGGCCTTGGGGGCGCAGCGGAGCCGGATTGTCCGGCTCATGCTTACCGAGAGTCTGCTCCTCAGTGTGCTGGGCGGCTTGCTGGGGCTGCTGCTGGCGTATTGGAGTCTGGACCTGATCTCAGCCTTAGCTCCAAAGGATACGCATGGGTTTCACGAATTGCGGCTGGATCCCTGGGTATTGCTGTTTACCCTGGGTATCTCGGTCGCCACGGGTGTGCTGTTCGGTCTGGCGCCGGCATGGCATGCGGCGCGCCGGGACTTAACCGAGCCGATGGGCCGGGGCGGACGGACGGCGAGCTCCGGTCCGCAGTGGCTCAGAAACACGATGGTGGCCGGAGAAGTGGCGCTTGCGCTGGTCCTGCTCATCGGGGCCGGGCTGATGATCCGGACGTTGAGCCACCTGATGCACGTGGATCCGGGCTTCCAGCCGGCACGCCTTCTCACTCTGCGCATTGAGGACGTGAACGTAAAGGACTTCGGACGCCAGCTGCTGGATCGTGTCGGGCAATTGCCCGGCGTGGAATCCGCCAGCATTTCCAGCACGATGCCGATGCAGCGGGTGGAACAGACGAACTACCGGATGGAGACCGACGATCCGAAGTCGAAAGACTTGCACATGACCTGCCGCAGCGCCGTAAGCGAGACGTTCTTCCAGACGATGGGTATCGCCGTGCGAAGTGGACGCGGATTTACCCGGCAGGAGGCTGAGGCGAAGGAACCAACGGCGATCGTCGTGAGCGAGTCGTTCGCCGCTTTGAACTGGCCGCACCAGGACCCACTCGGACGCACAGTACTACTGCCGTCCAGCGGCAAGGATGTCCGCACCACCGTGGTGGGTGTGGTCGGCGATACGCACCAGATGGGGCCCGACTCGACGGTGCTGCCTGAGATGTACACGCCTTCGCGGCAGTTCACCAATCTGATGCTGGCCGTGCGGACACGGTCGGACACCGGCACGATGAAAGCCACGCTGGAGAGGGCCGTCTGGAGCATCGATCCGAGACAGCCGCTGCAGCCGGCGCGCTCCATGGAACAAGTACTTTATGAATGGCCCGCAAACCGCAGATTCTATATGGCGATTCTGGCAGCATTCGCAGGGCTCGCCCTGCTGCTGGCGGCCCTGGGTCTCTACGGCGTGTTGTCTTACGTCGTGAATCTGCGGACCAGCGAACTGGGCGTGCGCATCGCTCTCGGTGCCACGACACGCGACATACTTTCGCTGGTTCTGCGGCAAGGGTTGGCCCTAACGCTGGTTGGCACGGCCGCGGGCCTGGCCGTTGCCCTGTTGGTTACCCGGCTGATGCAAAGCCTGCTCTATGGCGTGAAACCATTGGATCCAGGGACGTTTGCGGCCGTCCCCGCCGTGCTGGTCGTGGTGGCCCTGGCCGCCTGCTACCTGCCAGCGCGCCGGGCGGCCCGTGTGGACCCAATTCAAGCATTACGCAGCGAATAA
- a CDS encoding glycosyltransferase translates to MSIPILIPAYEPGDALAETVIALHERGFDRIVVVDDGSRNLNSLHVLNHLDRVYLYRHAVNLGKGAALKTGLNHILLNWPDAVGVVTADADGQHSPEDIAAVAAELAAKPGHLVLGSRQFHREVPWRSRVGNRLSAALVQTLVGARLTDTQTGLRGVPLSLIPQLLKLPSNGYEFELDMLLAAKHGGVRMAELPIRTIYIDQNASSHFDPLWDSMRIYLVLMRFTLASVVTAIIDNAVFAATYASTQNILLSQVVGRSVAVLFNYGAVRKAVFQSRGPHRDTLPKYLLLVTANAAISYLLITLIHERFQAGVIVAKILVEAALFLVSFLIQRDLIFSKRQGVATDWTSYYESVPATAKLTRRYSASVLVRMMRSAGIGSGAGFLEIGGANSCFYDRLAVEFQPSLYEVIDTNKHGLDLLARRAESRVRLRQESVLELGQDPRADIVFSVGLVEHFDCAGTRRAIEAHFDQVKPGGTVLVTFPTPTLLYRIARMFLELLGLWKFPDERPLIRDEVRKTVLTQGDILEERILWPLILTQGVVVARKRMG, encoded by the coding sequence ATGTCGATACCGATCCTGATCCCCGCCTACGAGCCGGGCGACGCTCTCGCGGAAACCGTCATAGCGCTGCACGAACGGGGCTTCGACCGGATTGTGGTGGTGGACGACGGTAGCCGTAACCTCAACTCCCTACACGTGTTGAATCATCTCGACCGGGTCTATCTGTACCGGCACGCAGTGAATCTGGGCAAGGGGGCGGCGCTCAAAACGGGGTTGAACCACATTCTGTTGAACTGGCCGGATGCGGTGGGTGTGGTGACGGCCGATGCCGACGGACAGCATTCGCCGGAGGACATCGCGGCCGTGGCTGCGGAGCTGGCCGCGAAGCCGGGCCACCTGGTTTTAGGCAGCCGGCAGTTTCACCGGGAAGTGCCTTGGCGCAGCCGCGTCGGTAATCGCCTAAGCGCCGCGCTGGTCCAGACCCTGGTGGGCGCGCGACTGACCGACACCCAGACGGGGTTGCGAGGCGTGCCGCTTTCGCTGATACCACAGTTGTTGAAACTACCGTCGAACGGCTACGAGTTCGAGCTGGACATGCTGCTCGCCGCCAAGCACGGCGGGGTGCGGATGGCCGAACTGCCGATCCGTACGATCTATATCGACCAGAACGCCTCGTCGCACTTCGACCCGTTGTGGGACTCGATGCGCATCTATCTGGTGCTGATGCGCTTCACGTTGGCATCGGTCGTCACGGCAATAATCGATAATGCTGTATTTGCTGCTACTTACGCGTCCACTCAGAACATACTACTTTCACAAGTAGTTGGACGCTCGGTGGCTGTTCTGTTCAACTATGGCGCCGTCAGGAAGGCAGTGTTTCAATCGCGCGGCCCGCACCGGGATACCCTGCCGAAATACCTCCTGTTGGTTACGGCGAATGCAGCCATCTCCTACCTGTTGATTACCCTGATCCATGAACGTTTTCAAGCCGGGGTCATCGTCGCAAAGATTCTGGTGGAGGCTGCGCTGTTCCTGGTTAGTTTCCTGATTCAACGGGACTTGATCTTCAGCAAGCGACAGGGCGTGGCAACGGACTGGACAAGCTACTACGAATCGGTGCCAGCTACGGCCAAGCTGACCCGGCGGTATAGCGCGTCCGTTCTGGTTCGGATGATGCGATCGGCCGGAATCGGTTCGGGTGCTGGTTTTCTGGAGATCGGAGGCGCGAACAGCTGCTTCTACGACCGATTGGCGGTGGAATTCCAGCCGTCTCTATATGAGGTGATCGACACGAACAAACACGGCCTGGATCTGCTGGCACGGCGGGCGGAGTCGCGGGTTCGTTTGCGGCAGGAGAGCGTGCTGGAACTGGGACAGGATCCGCGCGCGGACATCGTGTTCAGCGTGGGCCTGGTGGAGCATTTCGACTGCGCGGGGACGCGCCGCGCGATCGAGGCGCACTTTGACCAGGTCAAACCGGGCGGCACCGTTCTCGTAACGTTCCCCACTCCCACTTTGCTTTACAGAATTGCCCGTATGTTTCTGGAATTGCTCGGCTTGTGGAAGTTCCCAGACGAGCGGCCATTGATCCGGGACGAGGTGCGGAAGACAGTGCTGACGCAAGGAGACATTCTGGAAGAGCGGATCCTGTGGCCCCTGATTCTGACGCAGGGCGTGGTAGTCGCACGGAAGAGAATGGGCTGA
- a CDS encoding electron transfer flavoprotein subunit alpha, with amino-acid sequence MEPILVLLHTTDEGTLPKAALETLAVARSLGSFHLAVLGGAAAQAAQSISEGALSVRAVEGDAVSVARYATDAAAAQALVAASGATVVLAPCTMRFQRALPGVAARLNGACDTHVVAVEPDLSIHRWYYRQRMEAVQSRTARPWFVLIEPGAVDACAAQPGVAAEVLSAPTETRTHVVGYQSPNADQQTIRPDAQLLFVAGAGWTKKQKDGQTHTDEAGSLILNFVQHNKSSLGSSKSLVDLSGEGQAVLPFLTHLHQVGQTGSTPRHRKGLSTCCHGEEPHVVGWRFINERRAINLDAACGWARGKADVLYVADAFEVMRELAKLL; translated from the coding sequence ATGGAACCCATTCTCGTCCTGCTGCACACCACCGACGAAGGCACGCTGCCCAAGGCCGCACTAGAGACCCTGGCCGTTGCCCGCTCGCTCGGTTCGTTTCACTTGGCTGTCCTCGGCGGCGCCGCCGCACAGGCTGCCCAGTCGATCTCGGAAGGTGCCCTCAGCGTGCGCGCCGTGGAAGGTGACGCGGTCTCGGTAGCCCGCTACGCGACTGACGCTGCCGCTGCCCAGGCGCTCGTCGCGGCCAGCGGAGCCACCGTGGTCCTTGCTCCTTGCACGATGCGCTTCCAGCGCGCCTTGCCCGGTGTCGCCGCCCGCCTCAATGGCGCTTGCGATACGCACGTTGTTGCGGTCGAACCCGATCTCTCCATCCATCGCTGGTACTACCGCCAGCGTATGGAAGCCGTGCAGAGCCGTACTGCCCGGCCCTGGTTCGTTCTGATCGAACCCGGCGCTGTCGACGCGTGCGCCGCCCAGCCCGGAGTCGCGGCCGAAGTACTCTCCGCGCCAACGGAGACCCGCACCCATGTGGTCGGCTACCAGTCGCCGAACGCCGACCAGCAGACCATCCGCCCCGACGCCCAACTGCTGTTCGTCGCCGGAGCCGGCTGGACCAAGAAGCAGAAGGACGGCCAGACGCACACCGACGAGGCGGGCAGCCTGATCCTCAACTTCGTGCAGCACAACAAGTCGTCGCTTGGGTCCTCGAAGTCGTTGGTGGATCTCTCCGGCGAAGGCCAGGCCGTGCTGCCGTTCCTGACGCACCTCCACCAGGTGGGCCAGACCGGCTCAACGCCGCGGCACCGAAAGGGCCTGTCGACTTGCTGCCACGGTGAGGAACCCCACGTGGTGGGCTGGCGCTTCATCAACGAACGCCGCGCCATCAATCTGGACGCCGCCTGCGGCTGGGCTCGGGGCAAGGCGGACGTTCTCTACGTCGCCGACGCCTTCGAAGTGATGCGAGAGCTCGCCAAGCTCCTGTAG